In Juglans regia cultivar Chandler chromosome 13, Walnut 2.0, whole genome shotgun sequence, the following proteins share a genomic window:
- the LOC108993982 gene encoding MLP-like protein 43: MSSSLSGKLSIEVEAKSSAPALYEANSKRLYETPKLCPNYIQKVDLVEGKWEEVGAVFNWHLIYEGKTVISQEIYESIDDEKLSVTFKVIGGLLVEAYKSFKFVFQAIPKKQGCLARWTVEYEKLNAEIPDPKQMLQFAADLIKEIDDNLMIKSKAEYL; the protein is encoded by the exons atgtcATCTTCTCTGTCTGGTAAGTTAAGTATTGAAGTAGAGGCCAAGTCATCTGCTCCTGCTTTATATGAGGCTAACTCGAAACGATTGTACGAGACACCAAAACTTTGCCCTAACTATATACAGAAGGTTGATTTAGTAGAAGGTAAATGGGAAGAAGTGGGTGCTGTCTTTAACTGGCATCTCATATACG AGGGGAAAACTGTAATTTCTCAGGAGATATACGAGAGCATAGATGACGAAAAACTATCAGTCACTTTCAAGGTGATAGGAGGATTACTCGTAGAGGCATACAAAAGTTTCAAGTTTGTTTTTCAGGCCATTCCAAAGAAACAGGGATGCTTAGCCCGTTGGACTGTTGAATATGAGAAACTTAACGCGGAGATTCCAGATCCAAAACAAATGCTTCAGTTCGCAGCTGATCTTATCAAAGAGATAGATGATAATCTTATGATCAAGAGCAAGGCCGAGTACCTGTGA